Proteins co-encoded in one Macadamia integrifolia cultivar HAES 741 unplaced genomic scaffold, SCU_Mint_v3 scaffold1921, whole genome shotgun sequence genomic window:
- the LOC122065202 gene encoding metal transporter Nramp5-like, translating into VGTAFAINILFPVIPVWGGVIFTGFSTLILLGLQRYGIRKLEILISILIFVVAACYFGELGRAKPPASEVLQGLFIPKLSGQSTTADAIALLGALIMPHNLYLHSALVLSRKIPASARGIEDACRFFMIESGLALFVAFLINLSMVAVVGTACNATNISPVDAERCSNLTLNSASFLLQNVLGKSSSIIYAVAMLASGQSSSITGTYAGQFIMQGFLDLKMKNWIRNLMTRFVAIAPSLIISIILGPSGAGQLIIVASMILAFELPFAVIPLLKFSSSTSKMGPHKNSIYIMVISWILGSAMIGINIYFLSTAFFVWLIHNSLPMVANVFIGIIVVPFMVIYVVAVLYLAFRKDTTETFINSTKLYSKAEIEMEKGFNKTDGVSELNDAPYREDLADIPLPE; encoded by the exons ATCCGGAAACTAGAAATATTAATTTCTATCCTAATATTCGTGGTTGCCGCATGTTATTTTGGAGAATTGGGTCGTGCAAAGCCTCCAGCATCCGAGGTGCTACAGGGATTGTTCATCCCCAAGCTCAGTGGTCAAAGCACCACTGCCGATGCCATTGCCCTATTGGGAGCCCTTATCATGCC GCACAATCTTTATCTCCACTCTGCTTTAGTTCTTTCAAGGAAGATACCTGCAAGTGCTCGTGGCATCGAA GATGCATGTAGATTCTTCATGATAGAGAGTGGATTGGCACTGTTTGTGGCGTTTCTTATCAATCTCTCGATGGTCGCGGTAGTAGGAACTGCCTGCAATGCCACTAACATCTCCCCAGTAGATGCAGAGCGTTGTAGCAACCTTACTCTTAATTCGGCTTCTTTCCTTCTCCAG aATGTATTGGGAAAGTCAAGCTCCATTATTTATGCTGTTGCAATGCTAGCTTCTGGACAAAGCTCCAGCATTACTGGTACTTATGCTGGGCAATTTATCATGCAG GGATTCTTGGacctcaaaatgaagaattGGATTCGAAACTTGATGACCAGATTTGTTGCAATTGCACCCAGCCTTATTATCTCCATCATTCTTGGCCCTTCTGGGGCTGGTCAACTAATTATTGTTGCATCG ATGATATTGGCCTTTGAGCTTCCATTTGCTGTGATTCCACTCCTCAAGTTTAGCAGCAGCACCAGCAAGATGGGGCCACATAAAAACTCTATTTAT ATCATGGTGATCTCATGGATCCTAGGGTCAGCCATGATTGGAATCAATATCTATTTCTTGAGCACAGCTTTCTTTGTTTGGCTGATCCACAACAGTCTACCCATGGTTGCAAATGTGTTCATTGGGATCATTGTGGTTCCTTTCATGGTCATCTATGTTGTTGCTGTTCTCTACTTAGCTTTCCGAAAGGATACGACAGAGACATTCATAAACTCAACAAAGCTATATTCCAAAGCTGAAATCGAAATGGAGAAAGGGTTCAATAAGACTGATGGTGTCTCTGAGCTTAATGATGCTCCTTACAGAGAGGACCTTGCAGATATCCCACTACCAGAATAA